A region from the Polaribacter sp. Hel1_33_78 genome encodes:
- a CDS encoding McrB family protein: MHFHQKIHEYLLNYRNTIDPSFNFMVRQRASKKDKNFLGGKFAHGLVFQGNNNYCFVGIVNRSGGANATRSVGLVFKPTENKFRVLLEIVFPGETNQELIRFYKNLASKFNDVKWDPKGIRAYKNIGEFKIDNPELIYNWLNINYPIIQQTVLESGIDDLIPSDDKFDELQLNLKNKLKEASKEVKSSDNIKSETIREKFSNWLRGIENSNKINSYLCAIDILNETLGKDIYLEKNIAILTLLYQDLIENQRDKKGKYFYASAPSYGNNGFYSASVKAFIEFLKEGHGIKAKTKSVNNFSNQSKNQIFYGPPGTGKTYNTVTEAVAIIQNKTFDEVKAVDRQIVKKDFDTLSKRKQVMFTTFHQSMSYEDFVEGIKPVIVDDTEKDNQDISYEIQGGIFKQAAARAAYYSYKEFHIESNSGYTYSQLYEAFIEMAREKIAKEAFFTCETKTGSFVEIFRVNKNDSIHARAEGSLVTHVAPLTKENIQKLYDTYKSVNEINHLQEVRDVVGVTPRTTEFYAVFKALLNFEKNDFESNNENEELKEIDLTDEEILLQFDSGVFTEMSRKFGSESSRVVLVVDEINRGNVSAIFGELITLLEEDKRLGEANELVITLPYSKGQFSVPSNLYIVGTMNTADRSVEALDTALRRRFEFKEMMPDYTVIKNEKVGDYNLSDVLETINQRIELLIDRDHTIGHSYFVNVNTQQKLVSAFKNKIAPLLQEYFYGDYGKIGLVLGKGFVKRRKNEGLKFSSFKYEGKDEFVTPTFLMKTIDESNIIEALKQLLETKEK, translated from the coding sequence ATGCACTTTCATCAAAAAATACATGAGTATTTACTTAATTATAGAAATACTATTGATCCAAGTTTTAATTTTATGGTGCGACAACGTGCATCTAAAAAAGATAAGAATTTCCTTGGTGGTAAATTTGCACATGGTTTAGTATTTCAAGGTAACAATAATTATTGTTTTGTAGGTATAGTTAACAGGAGTGGTGGTGCTAACGCTACTAGAAGTGTTGGTTTGGTTTTTAAACCTACAGAAAACAAATTTAGAGTGCTTTTAGAGATTGTTTTCCCTGGTGAAACTAATCAAGAGTTGATTCGTTTTTATAAGAATTTGGCAAGTAAATTTAATGATGTAAAGTGGGATCCTAAAGGTATTCGAGCTTATAAAAATATTGGAGAGTTCAAAATAGATAATCCAGAGTTAATTTATAATTGGTTAAATATTAACTATCCAATAATTCAACAAACAGTTTTAGAGTCTGGCATTGATGATTTAATTCCTAGTGATGATAAGTTCGATGAATTACAATTAAATTTAAAGAACAAATTAAAGGAAGCATCTAAAGAGGTTAAGTCTTCCGATAATATAAAATCAGAAACAATAAGAGAAAAATTCTCAAATTGGTTAAGAGGAATTGAAAATAGTAATAAAATTAATTCTTATTTATGTGCCATAGATATTCTGAATGAAACCTTAGGGAAAGATATTTATTTAGAGAAAAATATTGCGATACTGACATTATTATATCAAGATTTAATAGAAAACCAAAGAGATAAAAAGGGCAAATATTTTTATGCTTCTGCGCCATCATATGGTAACAATGGTTTTTATTCTGCTTCGGTAAAAGCTTTTATAGAGTTTTTAAAAGAAGGACATGGTATAAAAGCTAAGACTAAGTCTGTAAATAATTTTAGCAATCAATCTAAGAATCAAATCTTTTACGGTCCACCAGGTACAGGTAAAACTTACAACACGGTTACAGAAGCAGTTGCAATTATTCAGAATAAAACTTTTGATGAAGTAAAAGCAGTTGATAGGCAAATTGTAAAAAAAGACTTTGATACTTTATCAAAGCGTAAACAAGTCATGTTTACTACATTTCATCAATCGATGAGTTATGAGGATTTTGTAGAAGGTATAAAACCAGTAATTGTAGATGATACTGAAAAAGATAATCAAGACATTTCTTATGAAATTCAAGGTGGTATTTTTAAGCAGGCAGCAGCAAGAGCAGCCTATTATTCTTATAAAGAATTCCATATTGAAAGTAATTCGGGTTATACCTATAGTCAATTGTATGAGGCTTTCATAGAAATGGCTAGAGAAAAAATAGCTAAAGAAGCCTTTTTTACATGCGAGACGAAAACAGGTAGTTTTGTGGAAATATTTAGAGTAAATAAAAACGATTCTATACATGCCAGAGCAGAAGGTTCTCTTGTGACACATGTGGCACCATTAACAAAAGAAAACATACAAAAATTATATGATACTTATAAGTCCGTAAATGAGATCAATCATCTTCAAGAAGTCAGAGATGTGGTTGGTGTTACGCCAAGAACAACAGAGTTTTATGCCGTTTTTAAAGCACTTCTAAATTTTGAAAAAAATGATTTTGAATCAAATAATGAGAATGAAGAACTAAAGGAAATAGATCTTACTGATGAAGAGATATTATTACAATTTGACTCTGGTGTTTTTACTGAGATGTCAAGAAAATTCGGATCTGAATCTTCTAGAGTTGTTCTAGTAGTTGATGAAATTAACAGAGGAAACGTTTCCGCAATTTTTGGTGAATTAATAACATTATTGGAAGAAGATAAACGATTAGGAGAAGCAAATGAATTAGTAATAACCTTGCCTTATTCTAAAGGTCAGTTTTCTGTTCCTTCTAACTTATATATTGTTGGAACTATGAATACAGCAGATAGAAGTGTAGAAGCTCTAGATACTGCTTTACGTCGTCGTTTTGAGTTTAAGGAGATGATGCCAGATTATACTGTCATTAAAAACGAAAAAGTAGGAGATTATAATCTTTCGGATGTGTTAGAAACAATAAATCAAAGGATAGAATTACTAATAGATAGAGATCATACGATTGGGCATTCATATTTTGTAAATGTAAATACGCAGCAAAAACTTGTAAGCGCATTTAAGAATAAGATTGCACCATTATTGCAAGAGTATTTCTATGGAGATTATGGTAAAATAGGTTTGGTCTTAGGCAAAGGTTTTGTTAAAAGAAGAAAGAATGAAGGATTAAAATTTTCAAGTTTTAAGTACGAAGGAAAAGACGAATTTGTAACACCAACTTTTTTAATGAAAACAATTGATGAGTCAAATATTATCGAAGCTTTAAAACAATTACTTGAAACCAAAGAAAAGTAA